The proteins below come from a single Plantactinospora sp. KBS50 genomic window:
- a CDS encoding sulfate adenylyltransferase subunit 1, which produces MTVHTTTGGGLETESGQRPMDLLRFATAGSVDDGKSTLIGRLLYDTKSLFNDQLAAVEAVSTARGDEYTNLALLTDGLRAEREQGITIDVAYRYFATPRRKFIIADTPGHIQYTRNMVTGASTADLALILVDARKGLVEQSRRHAFLCSLLRVPHLVLCVNKMDLVDWSQDVFNTINDEFTAFAAKLDAPDLTAIPISALHGDNIVTRSEATPWYEGPALLHHLEHVHIASDRNLVDVRFPVQYVIRPQSTTITDYRGYAGQVASGILKPHDEVMILPSGFTTHITHIDTADGPQTQAHPPMSVTIRLADELDISRGDMICRPHNTPTPTQDIEAMLCWMDETQPLTIGGKYTIKHTTRTARTLIRTLHYRLDINTLHRDETATTLTLNDIGRVRLRTTIPLLADEYRRNRTTGGFILIDETTNRTIAAGMIVGAS; this is translated from the coding sequence ATGACCGTCCACACCACCACCGGCGGCGGGTTGGAAACCGAGTCGGGGCAGCGGCCGATGGACCTGCTGCGGTTCGCCACCGCCGGCAGCGTCGACGACGGCAAGTCCACCCTCATCGGCCGGCTGCTGTACGACACGAAATCCCTGTTCAACGACCAACTCGCCGCGGTCGAAGCGGTCAGCACCGCCCGCGGCGACGAATACACCAACCTCGCCCTGCTCACCGACGGGCTCCGCGCCGAACGGGAACAAGGCATCACCATCGACGTGGCCTACCGCTACTTCGCCACCCCCCGACGCAAATTCATCATCGCCGACACCCCCGGCCACATCCAGTACACCCGCAACATGGTCACCGGCGCCTCCACCGCCGACCTGGCCCTCATCCTCGTCGACGCCCGCAAAGGCCTGGTCGAACAATCCCGCCGCCACGCCTTCCTCTGCTCCCTGCTCCGCGTCCCCCACCTCGTCCTGTGCGTCAACAAAATGGACCTCGTCGACTGGTCCCAGGACGTGTTCAACACCATCAACGACGAATTCACCGCCTTCGCCGCGAAACTCGACGCCCCCGACCTCACCGCCATCCCCATCAGCGCCCTACACGGCGACAACATCGTCACCCGCTCCGAAGCCACCCCCTGGTACGAAGGCCCCGCCCTCCTCCACCACCTCGAACACGTCCACATCGCCTCCGACCGCAACCTCGTCGACGTCCGCTTCCCCGTCCAATACGTCATCCGCCCCCAATCCACCACCATCACCGACTACCGCGGCTACGCCGGACAAGTCGCCTCCGGCATCCTCAAACCCCACGACGAAGTCATGATCCTGCCCTCCGGCTTCACCACCCACATCACCCACATCGACACCGCCGACGGACCCCAAACCCAAGCCCACCCCCCCATGTCCGTCACCATCCGCCTCGCCGACGAACTCGACATCTCCCGCGGCGACATGATCTGCCGCCCCCACAACACCCCCACCCCCACCCAGGACATCGAAGCCATGCTCTGCTGGATGGACGAAACCCAACCCCTCACCATCGGCGGCAAATACACCATCAAACACACCACCCGCACCGCCCGCACCCTCATCCGCACCCTCCACTACCGCCTCGACATCAACACCCTCCACCGCGACGAAACCGCCACCACCCTCACCCTCAACGACATCGGCCGCGTCCGCCTCCGCACCACCATCCCCCTCCTCGCCGACGAATACCGCCGCAACCGCACCACCGGCGGCTTCATCCTCATCGACGAAACCACCAACCGCACCATCGCCGCCGGCATGATCGTGGGCGCCAGCTGA
- a CDS encoding 2'-5' RNA ligase family protein — protein MRNGETGTTQIGIAIDIPEPWGKFLTQARAEAGDPQAADVPAHVTLLGPTEIPSSSLPAVEEHLAAVAANHLPFTMHLRGTGTFRPITEVVFVVVATGISECELLAEAIRSAPHLHRETRFPYHPHVTVAQDIAPEAMDKAYHDLADFSALFEVERFTLFLHSGQARWQPRRDFELTGRNAY, from the coding sequence ATGCGGAACGGCGAGACCGGGACCACGCAGATCGGGATCGCGATCGACATCCCTGAACCGTGGGGGAAGTTCCTGACCCAGGCTCGGGCCGAGGCCGGCGATCCGCAGGCCGCGGACGTACCGGCGCACGTCACGCTGCTCGGGCCGACGGAGATCCCGTCGTCCAGCCTGCCGGCGGTCGAGGAACACCTCGCCGCGGTCGCCGCGAACCACCTGCCGTTCACCATGCACCTGCGCGGTACCGGCACGTTCCGGCCGATCACCGAGGTGGTCTTCGTCGTGGTGGCCACCGGAATCAGCGAGTGCGAGCTGCTGGCCGAGGCCATCCGCTCGGCGCCGCACCTGCACCGGGAGACCCGGTTCCCGTACCACCCGCACGTCACGGTGGCCCAGGACATCGCGCCCGAGGCGATGGACAAGGCGTACCACGACCTCGCCGACTTCTCGGCGCTGTTCGAGGTCGAGCGCTTCACGCTGTTCCTGCACAGCGGCCAGGCGCGGTGGCAGCCGCGCCGGGACTTCGAGCTGACCGGCCGGAACGCGTACTGA
- the cysD gene encoding sulfate adenylyltransferase subunit CysD produces MSTTAAYRVSHLAELEAESIFVIREVVAELERPALLFSGGKDSIVMLRLAQKAFAPAGVPFPVMHVDTGHNFPEVLAFRDARVNQLRLQLLVASVPEALEKGLVRAPADGTRNRIQTPVLLEAVEKYRFNALFGGARRDEEKARAKERIFSFRDEFGQWDPKNQRPELWSLYNGRHHAGESIRVFPLSNWTELDVWHYIARERLTLPSIYFAHERQVVERDGMLYGVNEFLPARDGERVFTARVRYRTVGDASCTAAVASDADTVDKVIEEVAATRITERGATRGDDRVSEAAMEDRKREGYF; encoded by the coding sequence ATGAGCACGACTGCGGCGTATCGGGTCTCGCACCTGGCTGAGTTGGAGGCGGAGAGCATTTTCGTCATCCGTGAGGTGGTGGCGGAGTTGGAACGTCCGGCGTTGTTGTTTTCCGGTGGTAAAGACTCGATCGTGATGTTGCGGTTGGCGCAGAAGGCGTTCGCGCCGGCTGGTGTGCCGTTCCCGGTGATGCATGTGGATACGGGGCACAACTTTCCGGAGGTGTTGGCGTTCCGGGACGCGCGGGTGAACCAGTTGCGGTTGCAGTTGCTGGTGGCCAGTGTGCCGGAGGCGTTGGAGAAGGGTCTGGTACGGGCGCCGGCGGATGGGACGCGGAACCGGATCCAGACGCCGGTGTTGTTGGAGGCGGTGGAGAAGTACCGGTTCAACGCCCTGTTCGGGGGTGCGCGGCGGGACGAGGAGAAAGCCCGCGCGAAGGAACGGATCTTCAGTTTCCGGGACGAGTTCGGGCAGTGGGACCCGAAGAACCAGCGGCCGGAGTTGTGGTCGCTGTACAACGGCCGTCACCATGCGGGCGAGTCGATCCGGGTGTTCCCGTTGTCGAACTGGACCGAGTTGGACGTGTGGCACTACATCGCCCGGGAACGGTTGACGTTGCCCTCGATCTACTTCGCCCACGAGCGGCAGGTGGTCGAGCGTGACGGCATGTTGTACGGGGTGAACGAGTTCCTCCCGGCCCGGGACGGGGAGCGGGTGTTCACCGCCCGGGTGCGGTACCGCACCGTGGGCGACGCGTCCTGCACCGCGGCGGTGGCCTCGGACGCCGACACGGTGGACAAGGTGATCGAGGAAGTCGCCGCGACCCGGATCACCGAACGAGGCGCGACCCGTGGCGACGACCGGGTCAGCGAGGCCGCGATGGAAGACCGTAAGCGGGAGGGCTACTTCTGA
- the trpS gene encoding tryptophan--tRNA ligase, which produces MSDAVARPRVLSGIQPTADSFHLGNYLGAIRNWVTMQDTHDAFYCVVDLHAITGGPDPAVLRRRTRVAAAQLLAAGLDPERCTLFVQSHVPEHPQLAWILSCLTGFGEASRMTQFKDKSSRQGADRASVGLFTYPILQAADILLYQADAVPVGEDQRQHLELTRDLAQRFNGLFGKTFRMPEPYIVRDTAKITDLQDPTAKMSKSASSPAGIIDLLDDPAKSAKKIRSAVTDTGREISFDPAAKPGIANLLTIYSALSGRSIDDLLAAYAGRGYGDLKKDLSGVVADAVRPIQERTRGYLDDPAQLDKLLAVGADKARAVASATLRTTYERVGFLGPTRAA; this is translated from the coding sequence ATGTCCGACGCAGTTGCCCGGCCCCGGGTGCTCTCCGGTATCCAGCCGACCGCCGACTCGTTCCACCTCGGCAACTACCTGGGGGCGATCCGCAACTGGGTGACCATGCAGGATACCCACGACGCGTTCTACTGCGTGGTGGACCTGCACGCGATCACCGGCGGACCGGACCCCGCGGTGCTGCGCCGGCGTACCCGGGTGGCCGCGGCGCAGCTGCTCGCGGCCGGGCTGGATCCGGAGCGCTGCACCCTGTTCGTCCAGTCGCACGTGCCCGAGCACCCGCAACTGGCCTGGATCCTGAGCTGCCTGACCGGATTCGGCGAGGCGAGCCGGATGACCCAGTTCAAGGACAAGTCCAGCCGCCAGGGCGCCGACCGGGCCAGCGTCGGCCTGTTCACGTACCCGATCCTGCAGGCCGCGGACATCCTGCTGTACCAGGCCGACGCGGTGCCGGTGGGTGAGGACCAGCGTCAGCACCTGGAGCTGACCCGGGACCTGGCCCAGCGGTTCAACGGGCTGTTCGGGAAGACGTTCCGGATGCCCGAGCCGTACATCGTGCGGGACACGGCCAAGATCACCGATCTCCAGGACCCGACGGCGAAGATGTCGAAGTCGGCCTCCTCCCCGGCCGGCATCATCGACCTGCTGGACGACCCCGCGAAGTCGGCCAAGAAGATCCGCTCGGCGGTCACCGACACCGGCCGGGAGATCTCGTTCGACCCGGCGGCCAAGCCGGGAATCGCCAACCTGCTGACCATCTACTCGGCGCTCAGCGGACGTTCGATCGACGACCTGCTGGCCGCGTACGCCGGCCGGGGTTACGGCGACCTGAAGAAGGACCTGTCCGGCGTGGTCGCCGACGCGGTCCGACCGATCCAGGAACGCACCCGCGGTTACCTCGACGATCCCGCGCAGTTGGACAAACTGCTGGCGGTGGGCGCCGACAAGGCCCGGGCGGTCGCCTCCGCAACGCTGCGGACCACATACGAACGGGTGGGCTTCCTGGGACCGACCCGAGCGGCATAG
- the galE gene encoding UDP-glucose 4-epimerase GalE: MPPHAGGRQGGQRVKLLVTGGAGYIGSIVTRMLLDAGHEVVVLDDLRTGHRVALAPDAEFVHGQVHDAARVLTPDAGFDGVLHFAALIAAGESMVRPELYWANNTVGSLALLDAVRAAGVPRMVFSSTAAVYGNPVELPIRETAVTAPTNPYGSTKLAVDLALTSESTAHGLAAVSLRYFNVAGAYLRDGVALGERHDPETHLIPIALEVAAGRREKLQIFGDDYPTSDGTCIRDYIHVEDLARAHLLALDAATPGEHRVFNLGNGSGFTNRQVVDVVREVTGHPLPVETAPRREGDPAALVASADLARTELGWTPAKPTLTDMVTDAWDFYRTQILERP, translated from the coding sequence ATGCCGCCGCACGCCGGCGGCCGACAGGGAGGACAAAGGGTGAAACTGCTGGTCACCGGCGGCGCCGGATACATCGGCAGCATCGTCACGCGGATGCTGCTGGACGCCGGCCACGAGGTCGTGGTCCTCGACGACCTGCGTACCGGGCACCGCGTGGCGCTCGCGCCGGACGCCGAGTTCGTGCACGGGCAGGTGCACGACGCCGCCCGGGTGCTCACCCCGGACGCCGGGTTCGACGGGGTGCTGCACTTCGCCGCCCTGATCGCGGCCGGCGAGTCGATGGTCCGGCCCGAGCTGTACTGGGCGAACAACACCGTGGGCTCGCTCGCGCTGCTCGACGCCGTACGCGCCGCCGGGGTGCCCCGGATGGTCTTCTCCTCCACCGCCGCCGTCTACGGCAACCCGGTCGAGCTGCCGATCCGGGAGACCGCCGTGACCGCGCCCACCAACCCGTACGGCTCGACCAAACTCGCCGTCGACCTGGCGCTCACCTCGGAGTCCACCGCGCACGGCCTGGCCGCCGTCTCGCTGCGCTACTTCAACGTCGCCGGCGCGTACCTGCGGGACGGCGTGGCGCTGGGCGAGCGGCACGACCCGGAGACGCACCTCATCCCGATCGCGCTGGAGGTCGCCGCAGGCCGGCGGGAGAAGTTGCAGATCTTCGGCGACGACTACCCGACCTCGGACGGCACCTGCATCCGCGACTACATCCACGTCGAGGACCTGGCCCGGGCACACCTGCTGGCCCTCGATGCCGCCACCCCGGGCGAACACCGGGTGTTCAACCTCGGCAACGGCAGCGGATTCACCAACCGGCAGGTCGTGGACGTCGTCCGCGAGGTCACCGGCCATCCGCTGCCGGTGGAGACCGCGCCCCGGCGCGAGGGCGACCCGGCCGCGCTGGTCGCCTCCGCCGACCTGGCCCGCACCGAGCTGGGCTGGACCCCGGCCAAGCCCACCCTCACCGACATGGTGACCGACGCCTGGGACTTCTACCGCACGCAGATCCTGGAGCGGCCGTGA
- a CDS encoding hemolysin family protein encodes MRESASTGPRRRSPGRPRRQPGPVARAVARVVVRMADSATRLVTDLLGASPIAGRERISEAELRDLVTANTRLDPTERRIIAEVLAAGASLVREVMMPRTEVVFLSAGLTVADAAALARHATHTRYPVVDGTHDDVIGFVHLRDLLLHPPEGGCTVRELVRDVKRLPGSKRVLAALSEMRRERRHLAVVEDEYGGTAGIVTLEDLIEELIGEIHDEYDTDPDPVAAGFAVEVDGRLNLADFAERAGIELPAGPYETVGGFVMAALGRLPAVGDEVEVVVPLVEPGPAGGTGRWALRVLALDGRRIDRLAISPARPVVPASRAGAGASSRTGRLY; translated from the coding sequence ATGCGGGAGTCCGCCAGTACCGGGCCCCGGCGACGATCGCCGGGGCGCCCACGACGACAACCCGGCCCGGTCGCACGCGCAGTCGCCCGGGTCGTGGTCCGGATGGCCGACAGCGCCACCCGGCTGGTGACCGATCTGCTCGGCGCCAGCCCGATCGCCGGACGGGAACGGATCAGCGAGGCCGAGCTGCGGGACCTGGTGACCGCCAACACCCGGCTCGACCCCACCGAACGGCGGATCATCGCCGAGGTGCTCGCGGCCGGCGCCAGCCTGGTACGCGAGGTGATGATGCCGCGTACCGAGGTGGTGTTCCTGTCCGCCGGGCTGACCGTCGCCGACGCCGCCGCGCTGGCCCGGCACGCGACGCACACCCGCTATCCCGTGGTCGACGGCACCCACGACGACGTGATCGGCTTCGTCCACCTGCGCGACCTGCTGCTGCACCCGCCCGAGGGCGGGTGCACCGTCCGGGAACTGGTCCGCGACGTCAAGCGGCTGCCCGGCAGCAAGCGGGTGCTGGCCGCGCTCAGCGAGATGCGCCGGGAACGCCGGCACCTCGCGGTCGTCGAGGACGAGTACGGAGGCACGGCCGGCATCGTCACGCTGGAGGACCTCATCGAGGAGCTGATCGGCGAGATCCACGACGAGTACGACACCGACCCGGACCCGGTGGCGGCCGGGTTCGCCGTGGAGGTGGACGGCCGGCTCAACCTCGCCGACTTCGCCGAGCGGGCCGGGATCGAGCTGCCCGCCGGGCCGTACGAGACGGTCGGCGGCTTCGTGATGGCCGCGCTGGGCCGGCTGCCCGCGGTGGGCGACGAGGTCGAGGTCGTGGTGCCGCTGGTCGAACCCGGACCGGCCGGCGGGACCGGCCGGTGGGCGCTGCGGGTGCTGGCCCTGGACGGTCGCCGGATCGACCGGCTGGCCATCTCGCCGGCCCGGCCGGTGGTGCCGGCCAGCCGCGCCGGCGCGGGGGCCTCGTCGCGGACCGGACGACTTTACTGA
- the galK gene encoding galactokinase: MSDGAVARRAVAGFRTEYGVEPTGRWAAPGRVNLIGEHTDYNDGYVLPFALPQQTVIAAAAARRANWSVWSETNGERISFDDAGLAPGAVPGWGAYVAGVVWALREAGHRVPHAELAIASDVPLGAGLSSSAALESAVLTALADLGGLDLPVDDRPRLAQRAENEYVGAPTGVMDQSASIRCRAGHALFLDCRSLAVEHIPFDLAEAGLAIVVLDSRAEHRHVDGEYADRRRVCEEAARQLGVPALRDIGPADLPGALDRLSDEVTRRRARHVVTENQRVLDTVALLRDRRIRDIGPLLTASHASMRDDFEITVPEVDTAVDAALAAGAYGARMTGGGFGGCVVALTEADNADAVAVAVTDAFAERGFTRPRAFTALPGPGARRLP; the protein is encoded by the coding sequence GTGAGCGACGGGGCGGTGGCCCGCCGCGCGGTCGCCGGGTTCCGGACCGAGTACGGCGTCGAGCCGACCGGCCGGTGGGCGGCGCCCGGCCGGGTCAACCTGATCGGCGAGCACACCGACTACAACGACGGGTACGTCCTGCCGTTCGCCCTGCCCCAGCAGACGGTGATCGCGGCCGCCGCGGCCCGGCGCGCCAACTGGTCGGTCTGGTCGGAGACGAACGGGGAACGGATCTCCTTCGACGACGCCGGTCTGGCCCCCGGCGCGGTGCCCGGCTGGGGGGCGTACGTGGCCGGCGTGGTGTGGGCGCTGCGCGAGGCCGGACACCGGGTGCCGCACGCCGAACTGGCCATCGCCTCCGACGTACCGCTGGGCGCCGGGCTGTCCTCCTCGGCGGCGCTGGAATCGGCCGTGCTCACCGCCCTGGCCGACCTCGGCGGCCTGGACCTCCCGGTGGACGACCGGCCGCGGCTCGCGCAGCGGGCCGAGAACGAGTACGTCGGTGCCCCGACCGGGGTGATGGACCAGTCCGCCTCGATCCGCTGCCGGGCCGGGCATGCGCTGTTCCTGGACTGCCGGTCGCTGGCGGTGGAACACATCCCGTTCGACCTCGCCGAGGCCGGCCTGGCGATCGTCGTCCTCGACAGCCGCGCCGAGCACCGGCACGTCGACGGCGAGTACGCCGACCGCCGTCGGGTGTGCGAGGAGGCCGCCCGGCAACTGGGGGTGCCCGCGCTGCGCGACATCGGCCCGGCCGATCTGCCCGGCGCGCTCGACCGGCTCTCCGACGAGGTGACCCGGCGCCGGGCGCGGCACGTGGTGACCGAGAACCAGCGGGTGCTGGACACCGTGGCGCTGCTGCGCGACCGGCGGATCCGGGACATCGGCCCGCTGCTCACCGCCTCGCACGCGTCGATGCGCGACGACTTCGAGATCACCGTTCCCGAGGTCGACACCGCCGTGGACGCCGCGCTGGCGGCCGGGGCGTACGGCGCCCGGATGACCGGCGGCGGCTTCGGGGGCTGCGTGGTGGCCCTGACCGAGGCCGACAACGCCGACGCGGTGGCGGTCGCCGTGACGGACGCCTTCGCCGAACGCGGCTTCACCCGGCCGCGGGCGTTCACCGCGCTGCCCGGTCCCGGCGCCCGCCGGCTGCCCTGA